The Cellulomonas sp. P24 genome contains a region encoding:
- a CDS encoding DUF6112 family protein: MFVSRIWTVIPAADPGISPNQTGLPGLPVVRSIVGALLTWGLVACVAGLVVSVIVWALGHHQGNYQYAASGKTGVMVAAGGALLIGGANAIVAFFSGLGAGI; the protein is encoded by the coding sequence ATGTTCGTCTCACGGATATGGACAGTGATTCCAGCGGCCGATCCGGGGATCAGTCCGAACCAGACCGGTCTGCCGGGTCTGCCGGTCGTGAGGTCGATCGTGGGGGCGTTGCTGACGTGGGGCCTGGTTGCGTGCGTGGCGGGCCTGGTGGTCTCGGTCATCGTGTGGGCGCTGGGCCATCACCAGGGGAACTACCAGTACGCGGCGTCGGGCAAGACGGGCGTCATGGTGGCGGCCGGTGGGGCGCTGTTGATCGGTGGGGCGAACGCGATCGTGGCGTTCTTCTCCGGTCTGGGTGCGGGGATCTGA